From a single Mycolicibacterium moriokaense genomic region:
- a CDS encoding acyl-CoA dehydrogenase family protein gives MNTVAYALSRNGSERHRKEVLPAIVAGEHVAVWALADPEAVLGGRGGVTAEPTADGYRLYGEKTFVQDAEIAQSFLLDVVVDGWPRQVCWMLMLTASRCPRRSR, from the coding sequence ATGAACACGGTGGCTTATGCGTTGTCCCGCAACGGATCAGAACGTCACCGCAAAGAAGTGCTACCTGCCATCGTCGCGGGCGAGCACGTTGCGGTGTGGGCGCTGGCCGACCCAGAGGCGGTGTTGGGGGGCAGAGGCGGGGTCACGGCCGAACCAACTGCCGACGGGTACCGTCTGTACGGCGAGAAGACATTCGTCCAGGATGCAGAGATCGCACAATCGTTTCTGCTAGACGTCGTCGTCGACGGCTGGCCGCGTCAGGTCTGCTGGATGCTGATGCTCACGGCGTCTCGGTGTCCCCGAAGAAGTCGCTAG
- a CDS encoding ArsR/SmtB family transcription factor has product MDVFEAVAEPSRRALLDALVDGERTAGELVATLPQLTQPTVSRHLRVLREVGLVEVRPDAQRRIYALRADGLVAIDEWIERYRRYWSDHLDALERHLEAKRETP; this is encoded by the coding sequence ATGGATGTGTTCGAAGCGGTCGCCGAACCGAGTCGCCGCGCACTGCTCGACGCCCTGGTCGATGGTGAGCGCACGGCCGGCGAACTCGTCGCAACCCTGCCGCAGCTGACGCAACCGACGGTGTCGCGCCATCTACGGGTGCTTCGCGAGGTCGGCCTGGTCGAGGTGCGCCCCGATGCCCAGCGCCGGATATATGCGCTGCGCGCCGACGGTCTGGTCGCGATCGACGAGTGGATCGAGCGGTATCGGCGGTACTGGTCCGATCATCTCGACGCCCTCGAACGTCATCTGGAAGCCAAGAGAGAGACACCATGA
- a CDS encoding SRPBCC family protein: protein MTSREGRLTVEGDRAVLTFERRLPFPIEAVWSAITDPAEREQWFGVTTIDGREGGTIDMVATAPPLPPERKRMTGRILVWDPPNVLEHEWKQPIVEDGVVRYELTPDGDGTLLRFTHRGLGVRNASGFRGGTHAFLDRLEAYLAGDELPDWTQRRLEVISSLNTGGEDT, encoded by the coding sequence ATGACTTCTCGCGAAGGACGACTCACGGTCGAGGGCGACCGCGCGGTGCTCACCTTCGAACGCCGCCTGCCCTTCCCCATCGAGGCGGTCTGGTCGGCGATCACCGATCCCGCCGAACGCGAACAGTGGTTCGGCGTCACGACGATCGACGGTCGTGAAGGCGGGACCATCGACATGGTGGCGACCGCACCGCCGCTGCCGCCCGAGCGCAAACGGATGACTGGCCGGATCCTGGTCTGGGATCCGCCCAATGTGCTCGAACACGAATGGAAACAACCCATCGTCGAGGACGGGGTCGTACGCTACGAGCTCACCCCCGACGGCGACGGCACCCTGCTGCGCTTCACCCATCGCGGCCTCGGTGTGCGCAACGCCAGCGGATTCCGCGGCGGCACACACGCTTTCCTCGACCGCTTGGAAGCCTATCTCGCCGGCGACGAACTGCCCGATTGGACGCAACGCCGCCTCGAGGTCATCTCATCACTCAACACGGGAGGCGAAGACACATGA
- a CDS encoding flavodoxin family protein translates to MKHNGSDIAAPSLAIAYHSGFGHTASLAAAVAAGAAEAGADVRMIAVDRMGETDWDVLDAADGIVFGSATYMGNVSAAFQSFAEQTGRRCIEGTWRDKVAAGFTNSGAKSGDKLNTLLSLAVFAAQHHMHWVNLGLPPGWNSSTSGEDDLNRLGFFIGAGAQTDVDANSDQVHPSDVRTCRHLGWRVAHVTRQLNVGRAASPVASAPGASSAPAH, encoded by the coding sequence ATGAAACACAACGGATCCGATATCGCCGCACCCAGCTTGGCGATCGCGTACCACTCGGGGTTCGGGCACACCGCGTCCCTCGCCGCTGCCGTCGCCGCAGGCGCTGCAGAGGCCGGCGCCGATGTCAGGATGATCGCCGTCGACCGGATGGGCGAAACGGATTGGGACGTACTCGACGCCGCCGACGGCATCGTGTTCGGCTCCGCGACCTACATGGGCAATGTGTCGGCGGCGTTCCAGTCGTTCGCCGAGCAGACCGGGCGTCGGTGCATCGAGGGCACCTGGCGCGACAAGGTCGCTGCCGGATTCACCAACTCCGGCGCCAAGAGCGGCGACAAACTGAATACCCTGCTGTCGCTGGCGGTTTTCGCGGCCCAGCACCATATGCACTGGGTCAATCTCGGTCTGCCCCCGGGCTGGAACAGTTCGACCAGCGGCGAGGACGACCTCAACCGCCTGGGCTTCTTCATCGGTGCGGGCGCACAGACCGACGTCGATGCGAATTCCGATCAGGTCCATCCCTCCGATGTGCGGACGTGTCGTCACCTCGGGTGGCGCGTCGCACACGTCACGCGACAGCTCAACGTTGGCCGCGCCGCTAGTCCAGTGGCTTCAGCTCCTGGAGCATCGTCGGCACCAGCTCACTGA
- a CDS encoding FAD-containing oxidoreductase — translation MSEKFDAIIIGAGQAGPPLAGRLTEAGQTVAVIERKLVGGTCVNYGCIPTKTLVASAHAAHVARRGAEFGIGVGDISVEMAAVKARKDKIVRGDREGVESWLAGMNGATFIRGHARFESPHTVRVDDRLLEADKVFLNVGGRAVAPDMPGLSEIGYMTNVGILELDTVPEHLLIVGGSYIALEFAQMYRRFGAHVTVIEKGPRLTSREDEDVSATIKEILEAEGIDVVVDANDIRFAKRGNGFEVAPREGAQPITGTHLLMAVGRQPNTDDLGLEAAGVQTDHRGYIVVDDQLRTNVDHIWAMGDCNGRGAFTHTSYNDFEIVAANLLDDDPRRVSDRITTYALYIDPPLGRAGMTVDEVRKTGRKALVGKRPMTRVGRAVEKGETQGFMKIVVDAETELILGAAILGVGGDEVIHSILDIMTAKKPYTAISRTMHIHPTVSELVPTMLQELKPLD, via the coding sequence ATGAGCGAAAAATTCGACGCCATCATCATCGGCGCCGGCCAAGCGGGGCCGCCGCTCGCGGGCCGGTTGACCGAGGCCGGGCAGACGGTCGCCGTGATCGAACGCAAGCTCGTCGGCGGCACCTGCGTGAACTACGGCTGCATACCCACCAAAACACTGGTTGCCAGTGCGCACGCCGCTCACGTCGCCCGTCGGGGAGCCGAATTCGGCATCGGCGTAGGCGATATCAGCGTCGAGATGGCTGCGGTCAAGGCGCGTAAGGACAAGATCGTGCGCGGCGATCGCGAGGGCGTCGAGTCGTGGCTGGCGGGTATGAACGGCGCGACGTTCATCCGCGGCCACGCCCGCTTCGAGAGTCCGCATACGGTGCGGGTGGACGACCGACTGCTTGAGGCGGACAAGGTCTTCCTCAATGTCGGCGGCCGGGCGGTCGCCCCTGACATGCCTGGGCTTTCCGAGATCGGCTACATGACGAATGTCGGCATCCTCGAACTCGATACGGTGCCTGAACATCTGCTCATCGTCGGCGGCAGCTACATCGCGCTGGAGTTTGCGCAGATGTACCGCCGCTTCGGCGCTCACGTGACGGTGATCGAGAAGGGTCCGCGACTGACCTCCCGCGAGGACGAAGACGTCTCCGCGACCATCAAGGAGATCTTGGAAGCCGAGGGCATCGACGTGGTCGTCGATGCCAACGACATCCGATTCGCCAAGCGCGGCAACGGGTTCGAAGTCGCGCCGCGCGAGGGTGCCCAACCGATCACCGGAACCCATCTGCTGATGGCAGTCGGAAGGCAGCCCAACACCGACGACCTCGGCCTGGAGGCGGCGGGCGTGCAGACCGACCACCGCGGTTACATCGTCGTCGACGACCAGCTGCGCACGAACGTCGACCACATCTGGGCGATGGGGGACTGCAACGGTCGCGGCGCCTTCACCCACACCTCGTACAACGACTTCGAAATCGTCGCGGCCAATCTGCTCGACGATGATCCGCGCCGGGTGAGCGATCGAATCACCACCTACGCGCTCTACATCGACCCGCCGCTGGGGCGTGCCGGAATGACGGTCGACGAGGTGCGCAAGACCGGACGAAAGGCCTTGGTGGGCAAGCGGCCGATGACCCGGGTCGGGCGCGCCGTCGAGAAGGGCGAGACTCAGGGTTTCATGAAGATCGTCGTCGACGCGGAGACCGAGCTGATCCTCGGCGCCGCGATCCTAGGCGTCGGCGGCGATGAGGTAATCCACTCGATCCTCGACATCATGACCGCCAAGAAGCCCTACACCGCGATCTCACGGACCATGCACATCCATCCCACCGTCAGTGAGCTGGTGCCGACGATGCTCCAGGAGCTGAAGCCACTGGACTAG
- a CDS encoding DUF4126 family protein, with amino-acid sequence MTQVLIIVLALLIGVIAGLRAMTAPAVIAWGAVLGWIDLDGKWSEWVAHPITVTVLTIFLLVELVTDQLPKTPSRKTAPQFITRLIMGGFAGAVIGSAFFHTFIGLGAGIVGAVLGTLGGAAVRTKLYEANNGKDRPGAFLEDVVAVGGGFLISFLVSFI; translated from the coding sequence ATGACGCAGGTTCTCATCATCGTCCTCGCTCTGCTGATCGGTGTGATCGCCGGGTTGCGGGCGATGACCGCCCCGGCGGTGATCGCTTGGGGGGCCGTGCTGGGTTGGATCGACCTCGACGGCAAGTGGTCGGAATGGGTGGCGCACCCGATCACCGTCACGGTCCTCACGATCTTCCTGCTAGTGGAGCTGGTCACCGACCAACTTCCGAAGACGCCGAGCCGTAAGACGGCACCGCAGTTCATCACCAGGCTCATCATGGGTGGGTTCGCAGGTGCGGTGATCGGCAGCGCGTTCTTCCATACCTTCATCGGACTCGGCGCAGGCATCGTCGGTGCGGTGTTGGGCACATTGGGCGGAGCCGCGGTGAGAACGAAGCTCTATGAAGCCAACAACGGAAAGGACCGGCCGGGCGCCTTCCTCGAAGACGTGGTGGCGGTGGGCGGCGGTTTCCTGATCTCCTTCCTGGTCAGCTTCATCTGA
- the hisG gene encoding ATP phosphoribosyltransferase, producing the protein MRVAVPNKGTLSESAAEILSEAGYRRRTDPKDLTVIDPANNVEFFFLRPKDIAIYVGSGQLDFGITGRDLAWESDAPVRERLALGFGSSTFRYAAPADAQWRIEDLAGKRIATAFPNLVRKDLAARGIEATVIRLDGAVEISVQLGVADAIADVVGSGRTLRLHNLAAFGEPLCDSEAVLIERADVADESPETTLARDQLAARVQGVVFGQQYLMLDYDCPRTVLEEASAVTPGLESPTIAPLADPAWVAVRALVPRRDVNDIMDKLAAIGAKAILASDIRFCRF; encoded by the coding sequence CTGCGCGTCGCCGTACCCAACAAGGGGACGCTTTCCGAATCCGCGGCCGAGATCCTGTCGGAGGCCGGTTACCGGCGCCGCACCGATCCCAAGGATCTGACCGTCATCGATCCGGCGAACAACGTCGAGTTCTTCTTCCTTCGGCCGAAGGACATTGCGATCTACGTCGGTTCCGGGCAATTGGACTTCGGCATCACGGGCCGCGATCTGGCGTGGGAATCCGACGCGCCGGTGCGGGAGCGACTCGCCCTCGGCTTCGGGTCGTCGACGTTCCGATACGCCGCACCCGCCGATGCGCAGTGGCGAATCGAGGATCTCGCGGGTAAGCGAATCGCGACGGCGTTTCCCAACCTGGTTCGAAAAGACCTCGCCGCGAGGGGGATTGAGGCGACCGTCATCCGGCTCGACGGCGCCGTGGAGATCTCCGTCCAACTCGGTGTCGCCGATGCGATCGCCGACGTGGTCGGTTCGGGTCGCACTCTGCGGCTGCACAACCTCGCGGCCTTTGGTGAACCTCTCTGTGATTCAGAGGCGGTGCTCATCGAGCGCGCCGACGTCGCCGACGAGTCGCCCGAAACCACGCTTGCCCGCGACCAACTGGCCGCGCGTGTCCAGGGTGTCGTGTTCGGACAGCAATATCTGATGCTCGACTACGACTGTCCGCGCACCGTGCTCGAAGAGGCCAGCGCAGTCACCCCGGGTCTGGAATCGCCCACCATCGCGCCGCTCGCCGATCCGGCGTGGGTGGCGGTGCGGGCGCTGGTACCGCGACGCGACGTCAACGACATCATGGACAAGCTCGCGGCGATCGGCGCCAAGGCGATCCTGGCGTCCGACATCCGCTTCTGCCGCTTCTGA
- a CDS encoding phosphoribosyl-ATP diphosphatase codes for MKQSPAVKTFDALFAELSERARTRPPGSGTVAALDGGVHGLGKKVLEEAGEVWLAAEHEGDEALAEEISQLLYWTQVLMISRGLTLDDVYSKL; via the coding sequence GTGAAACAATCGCCTGCCGTGAAGACCTTCGACGCCCTGTTCGCCGAATTGAGCGAGCGCGCCCGCACCCGGCCGCCGGGCAGCGGCACCGTGGCCGCCCTGGACGGCGGTGTACATGGGCTCGGCAAGAAGGTCCTGGAAGAGGCCGGCGAGGTATGGCTGGCCGCCGAACACGAGGGCGACGAAGCGCTGGCCGAGGAGATCAGCCAGTTGCTGTACTGGACGCAGGTGCTGATGATCTCCCGCGGACTGACCCTCGATGACGTGTACTCGAAGCTGTGA
- a CDS encoding sugar porter family MFS transporter yields MTHGPVGDSTAGLDYEESEHSGRVVRIAAVAALGGLLFGYDSAVINGAVSAVEHHFGMSKLALGIAVAAALIGAALGAVVAGRLADKIGRLAVMKLAAVLFLISAFGTGLATGVWVFGLFRVIGGLGVGVASVIAPAYIAETSPPRIRGRLGSLQQLAIVTGIFVSLGVDALLARLAGGAREELWLGLEAWRWMFIVMAVPAILYGTLAFTIPESPRYLVATFRIPEARKVLTKLLGEKNLELTITRIQESLKSEKPPSWADLRKPTGGIYGIVWVGVFLSVFQQFVGINVIFYYSNVLWESVGWEESQAFTITVVTSVTNIVTTLIAIALIDKIGRKPLLLIGSAGMAVTLGTMAVIFGTAPVVDGQPDPSATAGVIALIAANLFVVAFGMSWGPVVWVLLGEMFPNRIRGAALGLAAAAQWIANCAITASFPALGDFSLGVAYGFYAICAVLSFLFVWRWVSETKGKHLEDMGTDVVHHQAGPVGH; encoded by the coding sequence ATGACGCACGGCCCGGTCGGGGATTCAACGGCAGGTCTTGATTACGAGGAGTCCGAGCACAGCGGTCGCGTGGTCCGAATCGCCGCGGTCGCCGCTCTGGGCGGCCTGCTGTTCGGCTACGACAGTGCGGTCATCAACGGCGCGGTGTCGGCCGTCGAACATCACTTCGGCATGAGCAAGCTCGCGTTGGGCATCGCGGTCGCCGCCGCGCTCATCGGCGCGGCGCTCGGCGCGGTTGTCGCGGGGCGGTTGGCGGACAAGATCGGGCGCCTGGCGGTCATGAAACTCGCTGCGGTGCTGTTCCTCATCAGCGCCTTCGGCACCGGTCTGGCGACCGGAGTCTGGGTGTTCGGCCTGTTCCGGGTCATCGGCGGGCTCGGTGTCGGCGTGGCGTCCGTCATCGCCCCCGCGTACATCGCCGAGACGTCCCCGCCGCGGATCCGGGGCAGGCTCGGGTCGCTGCAACAGCTGGCGATCGTGACCGGCATCTTCGTATCGCTGGGTGTGGATGCGCTGCTGGCGCGTCTCGCGGGTGGGGCGCGTGAAGAGCTCTGGCTGGGGCTTGAGGCGTGGCGCTGGATGTTCATCGTGATGGCGGTGCCGGCGATCCTGTACGGCACCCTCGCCTTCACGATTCCCGAATCGCCGCGTTATCTCGTTGCCACCTTCCGCATTCCAGAGGCGCGCAAGGTGCTCACGAAGTTGCTTGGGGAGAAGAACCTCGAGCTGACGATCACGCGCATCCAGGAGTCGCTCAAGTCCGAGAAGCCGCCGTCATGGGCGGATCTGCGCAAGCCGACAGGAGGCATCTACGGAATCGTCTGGGTGGGCGTATTCCTGTCGGTCTTCCAGCAATTCGTCGGTATCAACGTGATCTTCTACTACTCGAACGTGCTGTGGGAGTCCGTCGGCTGGGAGGAGAGCCAGGCGTTCACCATCACCGTGGTCACGTCGGTGACGAACATCGTCACGACGTTGATCGCGATCGCGTTGATCGACAAGATCGGTCGCAAGCCGCTGCTGCTGATCGGTTCGGCGGGTATGGCCGTCACGCTCGGCACGATGGCGGTGATCTTCGGCACGGCGCCGGTGGTCGACGGTCAACCTGATCCGTCGGCCACTGCCGGGGTGATCGCGTTGATCGCCGCCAACCTGTTCGTCGTCGCCTTCGGCATGTCCTGGGGCCCGGTCGTGTGGGTGCTGCTCGGCGAGATGTTCCCCAACCGCATCCGCGGCGCGGCGCTCGGCCTGGCCGCCGCGGCCCAGTGGATCGCCAACTGCGCGATCACCGCATCGTTCCCGGCGCTAGGCGACTTCTCGCTCGGTGTCGCGTACGGCTTCTATGCGATCTGCGCGGTGCTGTCGTTCCTCTTCGTGTGGCGCTGGGTGTCCGAAACCAAGGGCAAACACCTCGAGGACATGGGTACCGACGTGGTGCACCACCAAGCGGGTCCTGTCGGACACTGA
- a CDS encoding HAD family hydrolase: MRAVLFDMDGTLVDSEKLWDISLAALYEYHGGRLTPEVRASMVGGSAEDTIRTVYTDLGLDPDPAAMAESDRWLHEYTAQLFDGGLPWCAGARELLEALAAEATPMALVTNTQRALTKRALNSIGEHYFSVSVCGDEVPRGKPAPDVYQRAAALLGRDPSECLAIEDSVTGTTAAETAGCPVLVVPNDVAVPSGPRRRQISSLTEVSVAQLRRTYTELSSQLGERTA, encoded by the coding sequence ATGCGTGCGGTGCTCTTCGACATGGACGGCACGCTGGTCGATTCCGAAAAACTCTGGGATATCTCGCTGGCCGCGCTGTACGAGTACCACGGCGGGCGGCTCACTCCCGAGGTCCGCGCCTCGATGGTGGGCGGTTCCGCCGAGGACACCATCCGCACCGTATACACCGATCTGGGACTCGATCCCGATCCGGCGGCGATGGCGGAGTCCGACCGGTGGCTGCACGAATACACCGCACAGCTCTTCGACGGCGGACTGCCGTGGTGCGCGGGCGCGCGTGAGCTGTTGGAAGCCCTTGCCGCCGAAGCCACTCCGATGGCGCTGGTGACCAACACCCAACGCGCATTGACAAAGCGTGCCTTGAACAGCATTGGCGAACATTATTTTTCGGTGTCGGTATGCGGTGACGAGGTGCCGCGCGGAAAGCCGGCACCCGACGTGTATCAGCGCGCGGCCGCGTTGCTCGGTCGGGACCCGTCGGAATGCCTGGCGATCGAGGATTCGGTGACCGGAACGACGGCCGCCGAGACCGCGGGATGCCCGGTACTGGTGGTACCCAACGACGTTGCTGTGCCGTCGGGCCCGCGGCGTCGGCAGATCTCGTCGCTCACCGAGGTGTCGGTTGCCCAGCTGCGGAGGACGTACACCGAACTGAGTTCACAGTTGGGGGAACGCACCGCCTGA
- the metH gene encoding methionine synthase produces the protein MSSPENALQPNIRPDCTDELTTALRQRILVIDGAMGTAIQRDRPDEAGYRGERFKDWPSDVVGNNDLLTLTQPQIIEGIHREYLESGADILETNTFNANAISLSDYGMEELAYELNYEGAALARKACDEFSTPDKPRYVAGALGPTTRTASISPDVNDPGARNVSYDQLVAAYYDAARGLVDGGADLLIVETIFDTLNAKAAIFAVETLFDERGRRWPVIISGTITDASGRTLSGQVTEAFWNSIRHAKPLAVGLNCALGAPEMRPYIAEMSRIADTFVSCYPNAGLPNAFGEYDEFPTRQAGYVAEFADAGFVNLVGGCCGTTPAHIAEIAKAVEGKSPRQVPDIPVATRLSGLEPLNIDDNSLFVNIGERTNITGSARFRNLIKAEDYDTALSVALQQVEVGAQIIDINMDEGMIDGVAAMDRFTKLIASEPDISRVPVMIDSSKWEVIEAGLKNVQGKPIVNSISLKEGEEKFVREARLCRKYGAAVVVMAFDEQGQADNLERRKQICGRAYRILTEEVGFPAEDIIFDPNCFALATGIEEHATYGIDFIDACAWIKENLPGVHISGGISNVSFSFRGNNPVREAIHAVFLFHAIKAGLDMGIVNAGALVPYDSIDSELRERIEDVVLNRREDAAERLLEIAERFNKKEAGEDPAAAEWRSLPVRERITHALVKGIDAHVDEDTEELRAEIAAAGGRPIEVIEGPLMDGMNVVGDLFGSGKMFLPQVVKSARVMKKAVAYLLPFIEAEKEENGTAGSKDTNGTIIMATVKGDVHDIGKNIVGVVLQCNNFEVIDLGVMVPAQKILDAAKEHNADIIGLSGLITPSLDEMANFAVEMEREGLEIPLLIGGATTSRAHTAVKISPRRSGPVVWVKDASRSVPVAAALLDDKQRPALLEATEKDYASLRERHAQKNERPMVTLEKARANRTPIDWDGYTPPAPAQGLGVREFSDYDLAELREFIDWQPFFNAWEMKGRFPDILNNPASGEAARKLYDDAQEMLDTLIKEKWLTANGVIGFFAANAVGDDIEVYTDETRTEVLTTLHNLRQQGEHRDGVPNRSLGDFVAPKQTGLADYVGAFAVTAGLGSGEKIAEFKAANDDYSAILLESLADRLAEAFAERMHQRVRKEFWGYQPDEQLDNDELIGEKYVGIRPAPGYPACPEHTEKVTLFKLLDVSARTGIELTESMAMWPGAAVSGWYFSHPQSQYFVVGRLAQDQVADYARRKGWTLQEAERWLAPNLGYNPED, from the coding sequence GTGAGCTCCCCGGAGAACGCTCTGCAACCCAACATCCGACCCGACTGCACCGACGAACTGACGACTGCGCTGCGTCAGCGGATCCTGGTGATCGACGGGGCGATGGGCACGGCGATCCAGCGGGACCGTCCGGACGAGGCGGGCTACCGCGGCGAGCGGTTCAAGGACTGGCCGAGCGATGTCGTCGGCAACAACGACCTGCTCACCCTGACCCAGCCACAGATCATCGAGGGAATCCACCGCGAGTATCTCGAGTCGGGCGCCGACATCCTCGAGACCAACACGTTCAACGCGAACGCGATCTCGCTGTCCGATTACGGCATGGAGGAGCTGGCCTACGAGCTGAACTACGAAGGCGCCGCGCTCGCCCGCAAGGCGTGCGACGAGTTCAGCACCCCGGACAAGCCCCGCTACGTCGCCGGGGCACTGGGGCCGACGACGCGCACGGCGTCGATCTCGCCGGACGTCAACGATCCCGGCGCCCGCAACGTCTCCTACGACCAGCTCGTCGCCGCCTACTACGACGCGGCCAGGGGTCTGGTCGACGGCGGTGCCGACCTGCTGATCGTCGAGACGATCTTCGACACGCTGAACGCCAAGGCCGCGATCTTCGCCGTCGAGACGCTGTTCGACGAACGCGGACGCCGCTGGCCGGTCATCATCTCCGGCACCATCACCGACGCCTCAGGGCGGACGCTGTCCGGCCAGGTCACCGAGGCGTTCTGGAACTCGATCCGGCACGCCAAGCCGCTTGCGGTCGGCCTCAACTGTGCGCTGGGTGCCCCGGAGATGAGGCCCTACATCGCCGAGATGTCGCGGATCGCGGACACCTTCGTCTCCTGCTACCCGAACGCCGGCCTCCCGAACGCGTTCGGCGAGTACGACGAGTTCCCGACCCGCCAAGCCGGCTACGTCGCCGAGTTCGCCGACGCGGGCTTCGTCAACCTCGTCGGTGGGTGCTGCGGGACGACGCCCGCGCACATCGCCGAGATCGCCAAGGCCGTCGAGGGCAAGTCGCCGCGCCAGGTGCCCGACATCCCGGTGGCGACGCGACTGTCGGGCCTGGAACCGCTCAACATCGATGACAACTCGCTGTTCGTGAACATCGGTGAGCGCACCAACATCACCGGTTCGGCCCGGTTCCGCAACCTGATCAAGGCCGAGGACTACGACACCGCGCTGTCGGTCGCCCTACAGCAGGTTGAGGTCGGTGCTCAGATCATCGACATCAACATGGACGAGGGCATGATCGACGGCGTCGCCGCGATGGACCGGTTCACCAAGCTGATCGCGTCCGAGCCGGACATCAGCCGCGTGCCGGTGATGATCGACTCCTCGAAGTGGGAGGTCATCGAGGCGGGCCTGAAGAACGTGCAGGGCAAGCCGATCGTCAACTCGATCTCCCTGAAGGAGGGCGAGGAGAAATTCGTCCGCGAGGCCCGGCTGTGCCGCAAGTACGGCGCCGCCGTCGTCGTCATGGCGTTCGACGAACAGGGCCAGGCCGACAACCTGGAGCGTCGCAAGCAGATCTGCGGGCGCGCGTACCGGATCCTCACCGAGGAGGTCGGTTTCCCGGCCGAGGACATCATCTTCGACCCGAACTGCTTCGCGCTGGCGACGGGTATCGAGGAGCACGCGACCTACGGCATCGACTTCATCGACGCCTGCGCCTGGATCAAGGAGAACCTGCCGGGGGTGCACATCTCCGGTGGTATCTCGAACGTGTCCTTCTCGTTCCGCGGCAACAATCCGGTCCGCGAGGCCATCCACGCGGTGTTCCTTTTCCACGCCATCAAGGCCGGCCTGGACATGGGCATCGTCAACGCCGGCGCGCTGGTGCCGTATGACTCGATCGACTCCGAGCTGCGGGAGCGCATCGAAGACGTCGTGCTCAACCGCCGCGAGGACGCGGCCGAACGGCTGCTGGAGATCGCGGAGCGGTTCAACAAGAAGGAGGCGGGCGAGGATCCTGCGGCAGCCGAGTGGCGCAGCCTGCCGGTCCGCGAGCGCATCACGCACGCGTTGGTGAAGGGCATCGACGCGCACGTCGACGAGGACACCGAGGAACTGCGCGCCGAGATCGCCGCCGCGGGCGGTCGCCCGATCGAGGTCATCGAGGGCCCGCTGATGGACGGTATGAACGTCGTCGGCGACCTCTTCGGCTCCGGCAAGATGTTCCTGCCCCAGGTTGTGAAGTCGGCCCGCGTGATGAAGAAGGCCGTCGCCTATCTGCTGCCGTTCATCGAGGCGGAGAAGGAAGAGAACGGCACTGCCGGGTCGAAGGACACCAACGGCACGATCATCATGGCGACCGTGAAGGGCGACGTCCACGATATCGGCAAGAACATCGTCGGAGTCGTGTTGCAGTGCAACAACTTCGAGGTGATCGACCTCGGAGTGATGGTGCCCGCGCAAAAGATCCTGGACGCCGCCAAGGAGCACAACGCAGACATCATCGGGCTGTCCGGCCTGATCACCCCGTCGTTGGACGAGATGGCGAACTTCGCGGTCGAGATGGAACGCGAGGGGCTGGAGATCCCGCTGCTGATCGGCGGCGCGACCACCTCGCGCGCGCACACGGCTGTCAAGATTTCGCCGCGGCGCAGCGGCCCGGTGGTCTGGGTCAAGGACGCGTCGCGCTCGGTGCCGGTCGCGGCCGCGCTGCTCGACGACAAGCAGCGCCCGGCCCTGCTCGAGGCCACCGAGAAGGACTATGCATCGCTGCGTGAGCGGCACGCCCAGAAGAACGAGCGGCCGATGGTGACGCTGGAGAAGGCCCGCGCCAACCGGACGCCGATCGACTGGGACGGCTACACGCCGCCGGCGCCCGCCCAGGGGCTTGGCGTGCGGGAGTTCTCGGACTACGACCTCGCCGAGCTGCGTGAGTTCATCGACTGGCAGCCGTTCTTCAACGCGTGGGAGATGAAGGGCCGATTCCCCGACATCCTCAACAACCCGGCCTCCGGCGAGGCGGCCCGCAAGCTGTACGACGACGCCCAGGAGATGCTCGACACCCTGATCAAGGAGAAGTGGCTGACGGCCAACGGGGTGATCGGGTTCTTCGCGGCCAACGCCGTCGGTGACGACATCGAGGTATACACCGACGAGACCCGCACCGAGGTGCTCACCACGCTGCACAACCTGCGCCAGCAGGGTGAGCACCGCGACGGCGTCCCGAACCGTTCGCTGGGCGACTTCGTCGCTCCCAAGCAGACGGGTCTCGCCGACTACGTCGGTGCATTCGCCGTCACCGCGGGCCTCGGTAGCGGTGAGAAGATCGCGGAGTTCAAGGCGGCCAACGACGACTACAGCGCGATCCTGCTGGAATCGCTGGCCGACCGGCTGGCGGAGGCGTTCGCCGAACGGATGCACCAGCGCGTCCGCAAGGAGTTCTGGGGCTACCAGCCCGACGAGCAGCTGGACAACGACGAACTCATCGGCGAAAAGTACGTCGGAATCCGGCCTGCCCCCGGCTATCCGGCGTGCCCGGAGCACACCGAGAAGGTGACGCTGTTCAAGCTGTTGGACGTGTCAGCGCGGACCGGTATCGAGTTGACCGAGTCGATGGCGATGTGGCCCGGTGCGGCCGTCAGCGGTTGGTACTTCTCGCACCCGCAGTCGCAGTACTTCGTGGTCGGCCGGCTGGCCCAGGACCAGGTCGCCGACTACGCGCGACGCAAGGGCTGGACGCTGCAGGAGGCCGAGCGCTGGCTCGCGCCCAACCTGGGCTACAACCCGGAGGACTAA